Within Dysgonomonas sp. HDW5A, the genomic segment AAGTGTCTTGCTATTTTTTCTAATCGGAGAGTATGACTCATCTATTTTGAAGTAAGCATCTTCGAGAGGTATAAATTTAAGGTCTTCGGTAAAACCGTTTTTATAGAACCAGAATTCTTTCTTGAAAAGTTCTAACAGCATAGATGTTTTAGCAGGGAGATCACTCCCTTCTTTTTCAACAAAATACATAGTAAAGCCAAAATTATCAGCAGTGTTCAATATCCAATCTCCACCCCAAAGTTGAGTAATAGACTTATAATTGACAACGAAATCAGCCTGAGGTATCTGTGTGTTCTGAGGTATATCTTCCATTACGCCCGTAATAGTATGCTCTGTATTATTAATACTAAGACGAGCCCCTAACGGGTTTTTACCTGCAAACATTTTATTCGCAAATGATTTGGTTACCACCACAGACTTTAATGGAACCAATACCTGAGAAGGGGTACCTTCAATAAGTTTGAATGAGAAAGTATCGAAAAAGCTTGGATCTGCAAATAATGCATCTGCTTTTATTCTAGATTGTCCTTTTTCCCCCAGTACTACCGGTGTATAATGTATGCGGGTATACGATTCGACCTCAGGACATTTGTCTTTTACAAAATCGGCAACCGGATTACCAAAAGAAGATGCCGTATCGTGTGCAAGAAGAAATATCCGATCTTTTTTCGTGTGAAAACTATCCACCGATAACTCTTGCTTCACATATATACCCAATAGTATCACAAATGTAAGTGATACTGCAAAGCCAACAATCGACACTAAAGTGTACAACTTATTTCTGAACAGAAATTTCTGATATACTTTCAAATCTGATATTCTCATTCTCGTATTTGTTTAAATTTTCGATAAAACGAAGGAGAAGCTTTATCTAACTAATAATCACTTTGCACATGAAAAAATATAAACTAGACTTCTCCTTCGTGACTTAATATGGAAACAGAAATTATTCGTTTTTAACAGAATCCACAGGATTGGCTCTTGCGGCCTTCCAACTTTGCACAGTAACAATTATCACTGTTAATAATAAAATTAGCAACCCACTAAGCACAAATACCCACCAATATATTGGAGTTTTATAAGCAAACCGTTCCAACCACTTAAATATTCCGTAATAAACAAGTGGAGTAGCTATGGCAAAACAAATAAGCGTAATCCTGATATATGATTGATTCAGCATAACCAGTATTTCGCTGATAGTGGCTCCATGAACTTTACGGATTCCGATTTCTTTACGTTTCGAGTTTGTTTCGAAAATAACAAGTCCAAATACTCCTACGATAGAAATAACTATTGCTAATATGCAAAATGCAGTAATCATCTGACGCAAGTTTTCCTCTTTATGATACAATTGATTAAAGACGGTATCATAAAATTCTATTTTGAAAGGATAAGAAGGATCTATACTTGCAACCACTTCACGTATATGATTTGTTGCAGCGACTGGGTCACTACCTGCCTGCAAACGTATGTAAGAAACAGGAAGGGGATAACTCTGACTCATTATGAATCCAATATTATCATCGCCGGATCGAAGAGACGTAATCTTTACATTATCAACAATTCCAATTATCAGATTGGGCTTTGTTTTGAAAGACTCTAATGAAGTACCGGCTTCTATGTTATATTTCTGTTGAGCATGCTTATTAAAGAAAAATGTATTTCTATCCTCCCTATTATCGTCTTCAGTCGGCTCTTTTCCTTCAAGAATAGGAATACCCAAGACTTCGAAAAAATTCCAAGACACAGGCAACATAAAGAAACTGATCATCTCTTCATTATACTTAGCACCCGTAGTTGCATAGTGATCTTGTGCTCCTAGTTTCTGATACGAAAAAGCAACACCTTCTATTTCAGGGGATTTTTCGAGTCGACTGATATATTCTTTATGATGTTTTTTGTATAAATCGGAATTCAATTCTACAATTGCAATTTGCTCTTTATCGAAACCAAGAGAAAAATCGCGTATATATTTATTTTGTAACCATACAAAAGATGCAGACATAATCAGCCCAATAGATATTACAAACTGAAAACCAATCAATATCGTCCTTAGTTTCCTTCCGGACGGAGACAGTCCAAAATTACTCTTCAATACCATAACTGCAGGAAAAGAGGTCATATAAAGTACCGGATATATACTTACTAAACAGCCTATAACGAGAGATATACCTGCACACAATACAACTAAAGGTAAATTCCCGCTTAAACTGAGATCGGCTTCAATAAAAGATAACTCTCCTGTCTGATGTATTATCCACACATAGAAAATGCCTAATATGAAAGACAAACTGGTTATGGCAATAGTTTCAACA encodes:
- a CDS encoding ABC transporter permease; this encodes MKKIIKNLINTLKRFRLATTFNILGLSVAFAAFIIILMQVNYERNFDRCYSTSDKVFRVTLPNNGEFSIILSRPFIEDVIHSSPHIKAGTILNPYIGKIYFSVNKEDGKNGFRHQFMTCSPSITDVFDFIVIEGEKDCLKKPESVIIPQSLARTLFGEESAVGKSLHCEEPIWSKDRLDFVIGAVYKDVPENTQIKNVIFTAIDDNYDMSNWYSSNYLCYLLLDDKSSVQTVCENFNTNFDFSKINVEGYNDIKESMALTPLTDIYFLNETQDGNITKSGNEEITKLIVAIAILIIAIAAINFMNFNASLAPLRIRSINTQKVLGCPTSLLRMTLFVETIAITSLSFILGIFYVWIIHQTGELSFIEADLSLSGNLPLVVLCAGISLVIGCLVSIYPVLYMTSFPAVMVLKSNFGLSPSGRKLRTILIGFQFVISIGLIMSASFVWLQNKYIRDFSLGFDKEQIAIVELNSDLYKKHHKEYISRLEKSPEIEGVAFSYQKLGAQDHYATTGAKYNEEMISFFMLPVSWNFFEVLGIPILEGKEPTEDDNREDRNTFFFNKHAQQKYNIEAGTSLESFKTKPNLIIGIVDNVKITSLRSGDDNIGFIMSQSYPLPVSYIRLQAGSDPVAATNHIREVVASIDPSYPFKIEFYDTVFNQLYHKEENLRQMITAFCILAIVISIVGVFGLVIFETNSKRKEIGIRKVHGATISEILVMLNQSYIRITLICFAIATPLVYYGIFKWLERFAYKTPIYWWVFVLSGLLILLLTVIIVTVQSWKAARANPVDSVKNE